From Hoplias malabaricus isolate fHopMal1 chromosome 11, fHopMal1.hap1, whole genome shotgun sequence, a single genomic window includes:
- the rspry1 gene encoding RING finger and SPRY domain-containing protein 1 translates to MIVATWIAFCASRSLARVLRLTVEQLRTVEFWPSLVGSGAMGNSCVCRQDSDVEEGAAPRRQLRRVDNSSTEPPEARSSRPRDPVRPPRRGRGPHEPRRKKQNVDGLVLDTLAVIRTLVDNDQEPPYSMITLHEMAETDDGWLEVVQSLIRVIPLDDPLGPAVITLLLDECPLPTKDALQKLSDLLSLSGSVARQDALIPAKHRNTTAVLGCLAEKLAGPASIALLSPGTLEYLLESLSSEAHPTVMLFALIALEKFSQTSENKLTVSESCISDRLAVLESWADHTDYLKRQVGFCAQWSLDNLFLKDGRQFTYEKVNLHNINAMLNSNDVSEYLKISPSGLEARCDASSFESVRCTFCVDSGVWYYEVTVITSGVMQIGWATKDSKFLNHEGYGIGDDEYSCAYDGCRQLIWYNARSKPHSHPCWKEGDAIGFLLDLSKKQMIFYLNGHQLPPEKQVFSSATSGFFAAASFMSYQQCEFNFGSKPFRHPPSVKFSTFNEFASLASDEKIILPRHRRLALLKQVSIRDNCCTLCCDQMADTELRPCAHSGICMECALQLETCPLCRQDIQTRVRLISHVS, encoded by the exons atgatagtAGCCACCTGGATTGCATTCTGTGCCAGCAGGAGCCTTGCGCGGGTTCTACGCCTTACCGTAGAACAGCTGCGAACTGTAGAGTTCTGGCCAAGCCTTGTGGGCAGTGGAGCCATGGGGAACAGCTGTGTGTGCCGACAGGACAGTGATGTGGAGGAGGGAGCAGCGCCTCGTCGGCAGCTGAGACGGGTGGATAACTCGTCCACTGAGCCCCCAGAGGCAAGGAGCAGCCGACCCAGGGACCCTGTAAGACCACCAAGAAGAGGCCGGGGGCCACATGAGCCACGGCGGAAAAAGCAGAACGTGGACGGTCTGGTGCTGGATACACTGGCCGTCATCAGGACTCTTGTGGACAA tgATCAAGAGCCCCCTTACTCCATGATAACATTGCACGAGATGGCAGAAACAG ATGACGGCTGGCTAGAGGTGGTGCAATCTCTGATTCGAGTAATTCCTCTGGATGACCCACTGGGTCCGGCTGTTATCACCCTGCTGCTGGATGAGTGCCCTCTGCCAACCAAA GATGCTCTACAAAAGTTGTCAGACTTGTTGAGCCTCAGTGGCTCTGTGGCTCGTCAGGATGCCCTAATCCCCGCCAAGCACCGCAACACCACTGCTGTGCTGGGCTGCCTAGCTGAGAAACTTGCTG GTCCAGCTAGCATTGCACTCCTCAGCCCAGGAACCCTGGAGTATTTACTGGAAAGCCTG AGTTCCGAGGCCCACCCTACTGTAATGCTCTTTGCTCTCATTGCACTGGAGAAGTTCTCCCAGACCA GTGAGAACAAGCTGACTGTGTCTGAATCATGCATCAGTGATCGGCTAGCTGTCTTGGAGTCCTGGGCAGATCACACCGACTATCTTAAACGCCAGGTTGGCTTCTGTGCACAGTGGAGCCTTGACAACCTCT TTTTAAAAGACGGTCGCCAGTTCACTTACGAGAAAGTCAACCTGCACAACATCAATGCCATGCTTAACAGCAATGATGTCAGTGAATATCTCAAGATCTCCCCCAGTGGACTTGAG GCACGGTGTGATGCATCATCTTTTGAGAGTGTGCGCTGTACGTTCTGCGTAGACTCAGGGGTTTGGTACTATGAGGTCACAGTCATCACCTCTGGGGTCATGCAGATTGGTTGGGCCACCAAGGACAGCAAGTTCCTCAACCAT GAGGGCTATGGGATTGGAGATGATGAATACTCGTGTGCATATGACGGCTGCAGGCAGCTGATTTGGTACAATGCTCGCAGTAAGCCTCATTCTCATCCCTGCTGGAAAGAAG GTGATGCTATAGGATTCTTGCTGGATCTCAGCAAGAAGCAGATGATTTTCTACCTGAATGGACACCAGCTTCCTCCTGAGAAGCAGGTGTTCTCCTCTGCCAC GTCTGGCTTCTTTGCAGCTGCCAGTTTCATGTCCTATCAGCAGTGTGAGTTCAACTTTGGATCAAAGCCCTTCCGCCACCCCCCTTCTGTTAAGTTCAGCACCTTTAATGAGTTTGCCTCACTTGCATCAGATGAGAAGATCATCTTGCCCAG ACATAGACGCCTGGCCCTTTTGAAGCAGGTTAGCATCAGAGATAACTGCTGCACCCTCTGCTGTGACCAGATGGCAGACACGGAGCTGAGACCCTGTGCTCACAG TGGGATTTGTATGGAGTGTGCCTTACAGCTGGAGACATGCCCCTTATGTCGACAGGACATTCAGACACGAGTCAGACTCATTTCCCATGTGTCCTGA